A single genomic interval of Oryza sativa Japonica Group chromosome 7, ASM3414082v1 harbors:
- the LOC4342870 gene encoding pentatricopeptide repeat-containing protein At3g29230 has translation MEQALLRILRTLGSTAHLTQAHARLLAAGLAASPRLLPALVAAAFSAHSPRYAAAALRAAGPAASTVSHNTLVERLAGARPRGRRPAPAPAPADALAAYAAMRAQGVPPNGFTFTFLLRACALLGLPRPCGCVHGQIVRCGFGSDVFVQNALMDVYHRCGGGGGGGVGAARQVFDEMVDRDVVSWNSIVGVYMSSGDATGAMGFFEAMPERNVVSWNTVVAGFARMGDMVTARAVFDRMPSRNAVSWNLMISGYAMSGDVEAARSVFDRMDQKDVVSWTAMVSAYAKIGDLDTVNELFDHMPVKNLVSWNAMITGYNHNSRYDEALRTFQLMMLEGRFRPDEATLVSVVSACAQLGSVEYCNWISSFIGKSNIHLTVALGNALIDMFAKCGDVGRAESIFYKMETRCIITWTTMISGFAFNGLCRDALLVYNNMCREGVQLDDTVFIAALAACAHGGLLQEGWSIFNEMVERYNIQPRMEHYGCMVDLLGRAGNLQEAILFIESMPLEPSVVIWVTLLCSCVAHGNAELIEYVSKKITELEPFNSSYQVLVSNCSALEGRWDGVIDARTSMRNWGIEKVPGSSSIQVGSEVHEFLAKDTRHKRRKEIYETVDGLMALMRHTEQAHWVR, from the coding sequence ATGGAGCAAGCGCTGCTCCGAATCCTCCGAACCCTCGGCTCCACCGCCCACCTCACGCAGGCCCACGcccgtctcctcgccgccggcctcgccgccagcccgcgcctccTCCCGGCGCTCGTCGCCGCGGCCTTCTCCGCCCACTCCCCTcgctacgccgccgccgcgctccgcgccgccggccccgccgcctccaccgtctCCCACAACACCCTCGTCGAGCGCCTCGCCGGGGCCaggccgcgcggccgccgccccgcccccgcaCCCGCCCCCGCCGATGCCCTCGCCGCCTACGCCGCCATGCGCGCCCAGGGCGTCCCGCCCAACGGGTTCACCTTCACCTTCCTGCTCCGGGCGTGCGCGCTCCTGGGGCTCCCGCGGCCGTGCGGCTGCGTCCATGGCCAGATCGTCAGGTGCGGGTTCGGGAGCGACGTTTTCGTCCAGAACGCGCTCATGGATGTGTACCACAggtgcggtggcggtggcggtggcggtgttgGGGCCGCTCggcaggtgttcgacgaaatggtTGACAGGGATGTGGTCTCGTGGAACTCCATTGTTGGGGTGTACATGTCGAGTGGGGACGCTACGGGAGCAATGGGGTTCTTCGAGGCGATGCCTGAGAGGAATGTTGTCTCCTGGAACACTGTTGTTGCCGGGTTTGCAAGGATGGGTGACATGGTGACAGCGCGGGCTGTGTTTGACAGGATGCCTTCTAGGAATGCCGTTTCTTGGAATTTGATGATTTCGGGTTATGCGATGAGTGGTGATGTGGAGGCTGCACGTTCCGTGTTTGATCGGATGGACCAAAAGGATGTGGTTTCGTGGACTGCTATGGTTTCTGCTTATGCCAAGATTGGGGATCTAGATACAGTGAATGAGTTGTTCGATCATATGCCTGTGAAGAACCTGGTTTCATGGAATGCAATGATAACTGGATACAATCACAACTCGCGATACGATGAGGCATTGCGCACATTTCAGCTGATGATGCTTGAAGGACGGTTCAGACCTGATGAGGCGACATTAGTGAGTGTTGTCTCGGCATGTGCTCAATTGGGCAGTGTTGAATACTGCAACTGGATCAGTTCTTTCATTGGTAAAAGCAACATCCATCTCACTGTTGCACTAGGAAATGCTCTCATAGACATGTTTGCAAAGTGTGGGGATGTAGGAAGGGCAGAgtcaattttttataaaatggaAACAAGATGTATCATTACATGGACAACAATGATTTCTGGCTTTGCTTTTAATGGTCTTTGTAGAGACGCTCTTTTGGTCTACAATAATATGTGCAGAGAAGGAGTTCAACTGGATGACACAGTTTTTATTGCTGCACTCGCTGCTTGCGCTCATGGAGGTTTGTTGCAAGAAGGTTGGAGTATATTTAATGAAATGGTTGAGCGATATAACATTCAACCAAGAATGGAGCACTATGGGTGCATGGTGGATTTACTTGGTCGAGCAGGTAACTTACAGGAGGCGATTTTATTTATTGAAAGCATGCCTCTTGAACCTAGTGTTGTCATATGGGTCACGTTGCTTTGTTCTTGTGTTGCACATGGTAATGCAGAGCTTATAGAATATGTCAGTAAGAAGATAACTGAACTAGAACCATTTAATTCTAGTTATCAAGTCCTGGTTTCTAATTGTAGTGCTTTGGAAGGAAGGTGGGATGGTGTGATCGATGCACGCACAAGCATGCGTAATTGGGGAATTGAGAAAGTGCCTGGAAGTAGCTCAATCCAGGTAGGCAGTGAGGTTCATGAGTTTTTGGCTAAAGATACAAGGCATAAGAGGAGGAAAGAGATATATGAAACAGTTGACGGTTTAATGGCCCTCATGAGACATACAGAGCAAGCACATTGGGTAAGATAA